The Blattabacterium sp. (Blatta orientalis) str. Tarazona genome contains the following window.
TGTAATGCCTACTAATTTTATTTTTTTTGTAGGATGATCATAAAAATTAGAAGAAATAGTTCCTAAAGCCTCCATCGAATTTTTTACAATTACATAGGTGATATTTTTATGAAGGAGAATAGGTTTTTTTTCACAAACTACAGTGTTAGCTCCTTTTTCTATAGACTCCGTAATAAATTGATGTCCATTTTTTTTTTTTCCTTTTATAGCAAAAAATATCGTATCTATTTCTACAAATTGAGAACATATAGAAATCCCTTTTATCCATTTTTGAGGATTTCCTATAATTTCTAATACATGTACTTTTTTTAGAAGATATTTTAATATTTTTTTCATTCTTCTAGTTTCAGAAATATAATTTGATTTTTTTTCAACTTATTTCCTGGTTTTACGGATTGAGTAATAACTTTTCCTATCCCTTGATATTGTATATTTAAACCTCTATTTTCAAAAATAGGAATAATGTCTTTTCCAGGAAAAGAAATAATATTAGGCATAATCCCTTTATCAAAAAAATAGTTGAAAGAATAGTTTGTGGATTCTTTAATTTTTTTAATCCAATCAATATCCACTTTTTTTTTATAAAGTGTTTTCTTTCCTATTCTTGGATAGATAGATCTAGCTATTTTATCAAACACAGGAACTGCTACTTCTATTCCGTAATATCCTTTTTCTGGTCTTGAAATGACTACAATACAAGAATATTTTGGATTATTAGCAGGAAAATATCCTACAAAAGAACTATTGTAAGATAAAGGTTTTCCTTTTATCCAATAATCTAACTGTGTAGTTCCTGTTTTTCCTGCATAAGGATATTCTGGATGATAATATTTTTTTGCGGTTCCATTTTTTACGACACCTTCTAACATATTCTGAATTTTTTTTAGAGATTCTTTTGCAGCTATAGAAGGATTCATAACAATAGGAGTTGTATATTTTTTGATACTTTTTCCATGGAATTTCATTTCTCTAATGAAAATAGGTTTAATCATTTTTCCTTGGTTAGCAATAGCGTTATAAAAAATGAGAATTTGTAAAGGAGTTAGTTTTATATTATATCCAAAAGTCATCCATGGTAACGTGATGCTACTCCAATTTTCTTTTCCAGGTTTTGGGATGAATGGCTGGCTTTCACCTGGAATGTCTATCCCTATTTTTTTATCTAATTTCCATTTGCACAAGTGTTCTATGAATTTTTTTGGATTTTCTTTGTAATTCTCATAAATAATTTTTGCTATTCCTACGTTTGAAGAACGTTCCAAAATCTGTTTTGGATTCATTTCTCCATATCCTTTGTAATGACTATCGCGGATTTTTTTTCCTCTCAATTTAAGAACTCCACCTTTAGTATTCACAATCATGTCTATGTCTATTTTTTTGTCTTCTAAAGCTGCAAGAATAGCCATGGTCTTGAAAGTAGATCCAGGTTCACTTCCTTCCCATACAGAAAAATTTCTTAAATCTTCATAAGTATTTTTTTTTGTTTTTTCCAGATTGATCATAGCCAAAATTTCTCCACTTTTGACCTCCATGAGAATGACACATCCGTGATCTGCATGAGAAATGGATAATTCTTGAAGCAGGGCATGATAAGCTATATCTTGTAAATAGATATCGATAGTAGAATATACATCTTTTCCATCTTCTGGGTCAATTTCATTTCCTGAATTTAATGGTTTCCATATTTTAGAGCTGATACGTTGTTCTAATCGTTTTCCATCTTTTCCTTTAAGAAATTTACTATAGGCTCCTTCTAATCCAGCTTTTCCTCTATGATCATCGTATCCTAATGTTCTTTTTCCAATATTTTCTAGTGTATGAACTCTGCATGTTTTCTTTTCTACGATAAAACCTCCTTTTATTTGTCCTTTATTAAAAATGGGAAAATTTCGTAATGCTTTTAAATGAGGATAATCTAAATTTTTTGCTAATAAAAAATATCTATTTCCCTTTTTTTTTTCGTTATTGGAACTTTTTATAAAAAAAGATCTTGGTCTTTTAAACAAAGATTCCAAAGAATTGCACAAAAAAGAAATATTTTCTTGAAATAATTTATCTGAGATTGATCTAAAATCAATATGAATATTATACCTAATGATAGACATAGCTAAAAGACTGTTATCTGCAGCATAAATATTTCCACGTTTAGCTTTAATTAAATTAGTTCTAATTGTTTTTTCTATAACAGATTTTTGGTATCCTTCTGAATAATTTTGAATATGAAATAAATTAAAAATAATTAATGCTGCAATAGAGATGAAAAAAAAACCAATCAAGTAAGATTTATATAATAAAATATATCTTTTTCGTTTCATCATTTTTTTCTTGTATCCATCTCTTTTTTTTCTTCTAAAATTAATTCGTATGGGGGTTCATCTAAATGTTTTAACCCATTAATATTTACTAGTCTATTTAAGACAGATGCTAATTGCATTTGCATATATTTACTGTGAATATCTGCATATTCAGATTTCAACTCCTTCATTTCTTCACTAATTTTCGTTATTTTTCTAATTTTTATATCCATCATGTGTGAACTAGTAATGCTGATTAAAGATAGAATAGTAATAAAGACAATAAAATTCCAACTACGATATGCATTTTTTTTCACTAAAAATTTTCCTTTCAGTATGTCTTTGATAGAAAAATTTGTTTTCATTTGATGGGTGATTTATTTTATAGTTTTTCTGCAATTCTTAATCGAGCACTTCTGGATCTTGGATTATTAATAATATCTTGATACCTTGGTTGAATAACTTTTTTATGGATCATTTTAAATGGAAGTATATTATTCATTTTTTTCTTATGAAAAACTCCTTTTTTAAAAAAAAATTTTGTGATCCTATCTTCTATTGAATGATATGAAATAATAGCCATTCTACCTCCTGGTAGAATAATCGTAGAAGATTCTAGCAAAAGATTTTTTAAAACATTGATTTCATTATTGACTTCTATTCGTATAGATTGGAAAAGTCTAGAAAAAAATCTTTTTCTTTTTTTAAAAGATGTTTTTTTTCTAAAAAAAATCTTCACTAAATCCCATGTAGTGGTAATGGGTTTTCTTAAACGTTCTTCTAATATTTTTTCAGCAATTATTATTGCATTTTTGAATTCTCCATATTTAGAAAATATATGAAATAATTCCTCTTTCGAATATCGATTAATAATATCTATAGCAGAATGAGTGGATTCTTGATTCATTCTCATATCCAAAATACAATTCAACTGATGAGAAAAACCTCTAATGGGATTGTCTATTTGAGAAGAAGATAGGCCTAAATCCGCTAATACACCTGACACTTTTTCAATACGAAGTTTTTTCAATATTGGTTTTAAGTGTATAAAATTCTTGTGAAATAAATGAAGACGTCTATCTCGGATGGGATTATTTTTTATGGCTTCTTTGTCCTGATCGAAAGCTATTAAAGATGCATTTTCATTTAATTTTTTTAGAATAGAAGAAGAATGTCCTCCACCACCAAATGTTACATCTACATAAATTCCATTTCTGTCCGTCACAAAATTATCTATACTTTCTTTTAAAAGAACTGGTTCATGATAATAATTCATTTTTTTTTCTTTGATTTGAATAGATCTTTTTTTCCCATAGAAAACGAAATTATGCTTTATCCCCATATGTTGCACATATGATTCTTAGAAATATTTAATTTTTACAAAAAAATTTTTTATTCAAAATGAAATTTAATTTAATAAAAACTGATCGTTTTTCTAAAGCAAGAGCAGGTATATTGGAAACAGATCATGGAAAAATGGAAACCCCTATTTTTATGCCAGTAGCTTCAAAAGGAAGTGTAAAATCTATTCCAACACATGAACTATATGATGTAGGATCGAAGATTATCCTTGGAAATACTTATCATTTGTATTTTCGTCCTGGAATAGAAGTCTTGCATCATGCAGGAGGACTTCACTCGTTTATGAATTGGAAAGAGTCTATCTTAACAGATAGTGGAGGGTTTCAAATTTATTCTATGAGAAAATCTAATAAAATAACCGAAAATGGAGTCTTATTTAAGTCTATGATAAATGGGTCTTTCCATTTTTTTTCTCCGGAAAAATCTATGGAAATTCAACGTTTTATAGGCGGTGATATGATTATGGCTTTTGATGATTGTCCTCCTTATCCCTGTAGTTATAAAGAGGCAAAATCTTCTCTAGAAAAAACACATCTTTGGTTAAGAAGATGTTATTCTTATTTAAAAGAAAATCCAGAAAAATATGATTATAAGCAAAGTTTTTTTCCTATTGTTCAAGGAAGTATTTATCCAGATTTAAGAAGATGTTCTGCAGAAAAGATAGCCTTATTAGAAGAAGCTGAAGGAAATGCTATAGGTGGATTAAGTTTAGGAGAAACTAAAGAACAAACACAATCTATTACTGATATAGTCACGGATATTTTGCCTAAAGAAAAACCTAGATATTTAATGGGAGTAGGAAATCCTGTAGATATTTTAGAAGGAATAGCACTTGGGATTGATATGTTCGATTGCGTACTTCCTACACGAAATGGACGTCATGGAATGTTATTTACCTGGAAAGGGATTATGAATATAAAAAATAAAAAGTGGGAAAAAGATTTTTCCTGTTTAGATGAATATGGAAACTCTTATGTAGATCGATCCTATAGCAAATCTTATGTAAGACATCTTTTTTTTTCTAAAGAAAATTTAGCAAAACAAATTGCTTCTTTACACAACCTTTCTTTTTACTTAAATCTCATGAAAAAAGCTAGAACCCATCTTTTACAAGAAACCTTTTTTCTTGGAAGAAATCAGTAATTCCTTTACTACAAGAACGTTTATAAAATGAAAATACTAGACCGTTATATCATTCGTAATATTCTTGTTACCTTTATATTTATTACTATTCTATTACAGATCATCTCTGTTATTATAGATCTTTCTCAAAGAATGCATAGATTGGAAAACAATCAAGGATCCATTAAAGAAGCTTTAATATATTATTATCCCTTTTGGTCCATATGGTTAGCCTATACATTTTCCCCGATTTCCGTTTTTTTATCAATTATTTTTTTTACATCTAGATTAAATAAACATTCAGAAATAAATGCTATTCTAGCAAGTGGAATTAGTTTTAAAAGGATAACGATTCCTTATTTAATTTCAGCTTCCCTTATAGGAATGGGAGCCTTAATAATTAATTATTCTTTTTTACCCTTAGCTAATAAAATGAAAAACAAATTTCATTACCAATATCTATTAAGTTCCAGATACAAAAATAAATACGAAAATAATCAGACCATAAGTACAAAAATTTCAAATAATGAATATTTATTTATTCGAAATTTTTCCAGAAAGAAGAACATAGGACAAGATTGTATCTATCAAAAGTTCAATGGAAATAAATTGATATATCTTCTGAAAGCTAAAAATATATTTTGGTACAAAAAACATCGTGTATATATCCTATCTAATTATAGTGAAACCTATCTAAATAAGAATAAGGATATTTTTTTCAAAGGGATTCATAAAATTCAAAATTTTTCTATGACTCCTGAAGAACTTTTACCAGAAGAATATATAGCAGAAACAATGAGCATTTCTGAATTGAGAAAGTTTATTGATAGAGAAAAAGAGAGAGGAAATGGGAACATAAATACGCACTTAAATGAATATTATCAAAGAACAAGCTATCCTTTTTCTAATTTTATATTGACTCTTTTAGGATTATCTATCTCATCAAAAAAAGGAGAACCCACCCATAATTTCATCATGGGGATAATATTGGCATTTATATATATCTTTTGTACAGAAATATCCAAAGTATACTCTATAAAAGATTATATTCCTTCTTATTTATCTGTTTGGCTCCCAAATGTGATTTTCGGAATGATTACATTTTTTCTTTATTGGAATAGAAATCGGAATTAAATTAATTCATTTCAAATCCTGCTATATATACTTGACCATTTTGTTTAATGGATTTTATTGTCACATCTCCGGAGTATTTTTTTAAAACACGGTCTACATCACTAGGATTTCTCATTTTTTCTCCATTAATAGATAAAATAATGTCTCCTTCTTCCATTCCTATAGCACTCAATCTCCCTGTTCGGATTTCTTGGATTCTAATTCCATAATCAATTCCAAAATCTTTTTTATATTCTTTTCCAAGAGTCGAAAATGTTGCACCTAGTAATTCTGATGGAGTGATTTCCTCTTTTTTTCTAATTTTTTTTCTTCCTTGTGAATCTTTTAAAGTCACATTAAAAAATTTCATTTTTCCGTTTCTGATAATCTTCACTTTTACTTTTTCTCCCGGATATTTTGTTCCTACAATAACAGATAAGTCTGCCACATTTTGAATGGGTCTACCATCTATACTTTTAATAATGTCTCCTTTTTTAAGACCTGCATCATAAGCTCCACTTCTTTCAAAAACTTCTCCGATTAAAAAACCCTGTTGTGGTTTTATATTTTGATGCATTTCATGATTATAAGCTTTCAAATATTCCGCTTTAGAAAGATCCATTCCTCTAACTCCTAAATAGGCTCGTTGTACGGTTCCGTATTTTTTGATGTCCTGGATGACTTTTGCCACTAAATTAGAAGGAGCAGCAAAACTATACCCTATAAAATTTCCTGAATTGGAAGAGATTGCCGTATTAATTCCAATTAACTCTCCATTTGTGTTTACTAAAGCCCCTCCACTATTTCCCGGATTAACAGCTGCATCTGTTTGAAAAAAAGATTCTATAGCTGCTTGCGTTTCTCCTCTCAATATGCCTAGACTTCTATTTTTAGCACTTATGATGCCTGCGGTCACAGTGGAGTTCAAATCAAAAGGATTTCCGATTGCTAAAACCCATTCTCCTATTTGTACTTTATTAGAATCCGAAAAATAAATAAAAGGCAAATTTTTTTCATTGATTTTTAATAAGGCTATATCAGTACTTGTATCTGTTCCAATTAGTTTTGCCCTATAAGTTCTTTGATCACTAAGAGTCACTTCTATTTTATCTGCATCTTTTATAACATGATTATTAGTGACAATGTATCCATCAGGAGATACTAAAACTCCAGATCCATGAAGTCCTGGAATATCATTTTTTTGAGGAATTTTTCCTCTTTCTCCAAAATCATCAGGAAATCCGAAAAAAAAGTCAAATGGATCAAAATGTAATTTGTTGCTATATTTTTTAGAATAATTTTTGACATTGACTACCGCATGGATGGTTTTTTCTACAACTCTAGTAAAATCTGGTAATCCAGAAGAACTAACTAATGAGGATGGATTAGAAGAGGGTAGTTTTGTCTTTTCGAACGAGTTTCCATACGACGGAAATAGATGGGCTTCTTCTTTAGCATATTTCTTGTATGCTGCAATAGTCATTACTGAACTAAGAATACTACTGGAAATAATATAAATAACTATTTTCTTCATGTTTAGTTAAACAATTCTTATACAAATATATATAGTAAAAAGTAAACTTTATTCAAAAAATAATGCTAAATTCGTCTTATTTTTTTTTGGTATGTATGAAAATGGATTTTTTTAAGTACCAGGGGACAGGGAATGATTTCATCATACTAGATAATCGGAAAAAAATAATCCCTGAAGAGGATCCTTCTCTTTTTACAAGATTATGTGATAGACATTTTGGAATTGGAGCAGATGGGATTATTTTGATTAAAAATGATCCTTCCCGCGATTTTTACATGAAATATTATAATTCTGATGGAAGAGAAAGTACTATGTGTGGAAATGGAGGACGTTGTGCTATTGCCTTTTCAAAAAAACTAGGAATTCCAAAAGAAAATAAAATCTATTTTAGAGCTATAGATGGAGATCATTGTGGAATTATTCAGGATAGAGGATTAATTTCTTTGAATCTCATTGATCTAAAAATAGATATGATAAAAATATCAAAAAAATACGTCTTTTTGAATACTGGATCTCCACATCATGTTCTTTTCGTGAATAACATAAAAGAAATAGACGTTTGCAAACAGGGAAGAAAAATTAGATTTCATAAATTCTATTCTTCTAAAGGAGGAGTAAATGTAAATTTTGTAGAAATATCTGGAAAAAATACACTTCAAGTACGCACTTATGAACGAGGTGTTGAAAATGAAACTTTATCCTGTGGGACAGGAATTACGGCTTCTGTTCTTGCTGCATATGAAACGGGAAGGATATCTACCGATAAGGAAAAAAAGGTGTTAATCTCCACATTAGGAGGAAAATTATGGG
Protein-coding sequences here:
- a CDS encoding Do family serine endopeptidase, which translates into the protein MKKIVIYIISSSILSSVMTIAAYKKYAKEEAHLFPSYGNSFEKTKLPSSNPSSLVSSSGLPDFTRVVEKTIHAVVNVKNYSKKYSNKLHFDPFDFFFGFPDDFGERGKIPQKNDIPGLHGSGVLVSPDGYIVTNNHVIKDADKIEVTLSDQRTYRAKLIGTDTSTDIALLKINEKNLPFIYFSDSNKVQIGEWVLAIGNPFDLNSTVTAGIISAKNRSLGILRGETQAAIESFFQTDAAVNPGNSGGALVNTNGELIGINTAISSNSGNFIGYSFAAPSNLVAKVIQDIKKYGTVQRAYLGVRGMDLSKAEYLKAYNHEMHQNIKPQQGFLIGEVFERSGAYDAGLKKGDIIKSIDGRPIQNVADLSVIVGTKYPGEKVKVKIIRNGKMKFFNVTLKDSQGRKKIRKKEEITPSELLGATFSTLGKEYKKDFGIDYGIRIQEIRTGRLSAIGMEEGDIILSINGEKMRNPSDVDRVLKKYSGDVTIKSIKQNGQVYIAGFEMN
- the rsmH gene encoding 16S rRNA (cytosine(1402)-N(4))-methyltransferase RsmH; this encodes MNYYHEPVLLKESIDNFVTDRNGIYVDVTFGGGGHSSSILKKLNENASLIAFDQDKEAIKNNPIRDRRLHLFHKNFIHLKPILKKLRIEKVSGVLADLGLSSSQIDNPIRGFSHQLNCILDMRMNQESTHSAIDIINRYSKEELFHIFSKYGEFKNAIIIAEKILEERLRKPITTTWDLVKIFFRKKTSFKKRKRFFSRLFQSIRIEVNNEINVLKNLLLESSTIILPGGRMAIISYHSIEDRITKFFFKKGVFHKKKMNNILPFKMIHKKVIQPRYQDIINNPRSRSARLRIAEKL
- a CDS encoding penicillin-binding protein, with the protein product MMKRKRYILLYKSYLIGFFFISIAALIIFNLFHIQNYSEGYQKSVIEKTIRTNLIKAKRGNIYAADNSLLAMSIIRYNIHIDFRSISDKLFQENISFLCNSLESLFKRPRSFFIKSSNNEKKKGNRYFLLAKNLDYPHLKALRNFPIFNKGQIKGGFIVEKKTCRVHTLENIGKRTLGYDDHRGKAGLEGAYSKFLKGKDGKRLEQRISSKIWKPLNSGNEIDPEDGKDVYSTIDIYLQDIAYHALLQELSISHADHGCVILMEVKSGEILAMINLEKTKKNTYEDLRNFSVWEGSEPGSTFKTMAILAALEDKKIDIDMIVNTKGGVLKLRGKKIRDSHYKGYGEMNPKQILERSSNVGIAKIIYENYKENPKKFIEHLCKWKLDKKIGIDIPGESQPFIPKPGKENWSSITLPWMTFGYNIKLTPLQILIFYNAIANQGKMIKPIFIREMKFHGKSIKKYTTPIVMNPSIAAKESLKKIQNMLEGVVKNGTAKKYYHPEYPYAGKTGTTQLDYWIKGKPLSYNSSFVGYFPANNPKYSCIVVISRPEKGYYGIEVAVPVFDKIARSIYPRIGKKTLYKKKVDIDWIKKIKESTNYSFNYFFDKGIMPNIISFPGKDIIPIFENRGLNIQYQGIGKVITQSVKPGNKLKKNQIIFLKLEE
- a CDS encoding LptF/LptG family permease, with the protein product MKILDRYIIRNILVTFIFITILLQIISVIIDLSQRMHRLENNQGSIKEALIYYYPFWSIWLAYTFSPISVFLSIIFFTSRLNKHSEINAILASGISFKRITIPYLISASLIGMGALIINYSFLPLANKMKNKFHYQYLLSSRYKNKYENNQTISTKISNNEYLFIRNFSRKKNIGQDCIYQKFNGNKLIYLLKAKNIFWYKKHRVYILSNYSETYLNKNKDIFFKGIHKIQNFSMTPEELLPEEYIAETMSISELRKFIDREKERGNGNINTHLNEYYQRTSYPFSNFILTLLGLSISSKKGEPTHNFIMGIILAFIYIFCTEISKVYSIKDYIPSYLSVWLPNVIFGMITFFLYWNRNRN
- a CDS encoding FtsL-like putative cell division protein, giving the protein MKTNFSIKDILKGKFLVKKNAYRSWNFIVFITILSLISITSSHMMDIKIRKITKISEEMKELKSEYADIHSKYMQMQLASVLNRLVNINGLKHLDEPPYELILEEKKEMDTRKK
- the dapF gene encoding diaminopimelate epimerase gives rise to the protein MDFFKYQGTGNDFIILDNRKKIIPEEDPSLFTRLCDRHFGIGADGIILIKNDPSRDFYMKYYNSDGRESTMCGNGGRCAIAFSKKLGIPKENKIYFRAIDGDHCGIIQDRGLISLNLIDLKIDMIKISKKYVFLNTGSPHHVLFVNNIKEIDVCKQGRKIRFHKFYSSKGGVNVNFVEISGKNTLQVRTYERGVENETLSCGTGITASVLAAYETGRISTDKEKKVLISTLGGKLWVSFEKNIIDIKKYI